One window from the genome of Treponema sp. OMZ 838 encodes:
- a CDS encoding DUF3798 domain-containing protein produces MKKNMHAVFVLLAAALLSVFVTGCSKKAETKQEQTESASNGKKTASYHIGIATGTVSQSEDDLRGAEKLIEMYGSAKTGGMIQHITYPDDFMSQQETTITQIAALADDPMMKAIIVNQGIPGTAEAFKRVREKRPDILLFAGEPHEDPLVIQASADMAISNDFVSRGYTIIWAAKELGAKTFVHISFPRHMSYETLGLRRQIMEATCNDLGVKFVFETAPDPTSDVGVAGAQQFILEKVPQWVEKYGKETAFFCTNDAHTEPLLKQLLQYGGIFVEADLPSPLMGYPGALGIDLTEQAGDFAAILKKVEQSVIDKGGAGRFGTWAYSYGFTVSAGLGEYARRIIDGEAEKGSLSDLSKALGVFTPNARWKSAYYTDANTGVRAKNQALVFMDTYILGKGFLSTTEQEVPQKYLNMKFNK; encoded by the coding sequence ATGAAAAAAAACATGCATGCCGTATTTGTTTTATTGGCTGCAGCGCTCTTGAGCGTATTCGTTACAGGGTGCAGTAAAAAGGCGGAAACAAAACAGGAACAAACAGAATCGGCATCTAACGGAAAAAAGACCGCCTCGTACCATATCGGTATTGCAACGGGAACCGTTTCTCAATCGGAAGATGACCTTCGTGGTGCAGAAAAATTGATCGAAATGTACGGTTCCGCTAAAACCGGTGGCATGATTCAGCATATCACCTATCCTGATGACTTTATGTCTCAGCAGGAAACAACCATCACACAGATTGCCGCTCTTGCGGACGATCCGATGATGAAGGCCATTATCGTAAACCAGGGAATTCCGGGTACGGCGGAGGCGTTTAAGCGCGTTCGGGAAAAGCGCCCCGACATATTGCTCTTTGCCGGTGAACCGCATGAAGACCCGCTTGTTATCCAAGCATCTGCCGATATGGCAATAAGCAATGACTTTGTGTCCCGCGGCTATACGATTATTTGGGCTGCAAAAGAACTCGGCGCAAAGACATTTGTGCATATTTCTTTCCCGCGGCATATGTCTTATGAAACACTCGGTCTCCGCCGCCAGATTATGGAAGCTACCTGTAATGACCTTGGGGTAAAATTTGTATTTGAAACCGCTCCCGACCCCACCAGTGATGTCGGTGTTGCCGGTGCGCAGCAGTTTATCCTTGAAAAAGTTCCGCAGTGGGTAGAAAAATACGGCAAAGAAACCGCATTCTTCTGTACGAACGATGCCCATACGGAGCCGCTCTTAAAGCAGTTGTTACAGTACGGCGGTATCTTTGTTGAAGCAGACCTTCCTTCCCCATTAATGGGATATCCGGGAGCACTTGGTATCGACCTTACCGAACAGGCCGGGGACTTTGCAGCTATCTTAAAGAAGGTTGAACAGTCAGTTATCGACAAGGGCGGCGCGGGTCGCTTCGGTACGTGGGCTTACTCCTACGGCTTTACGGTCAGCGCAGGTTTGGGTGAATATGCTCGTCGCATTATCGACGGAGAAGCGGAGAAAGGAAGCCTCAGTGATTTGTCAAAAGCGCTGGGTGTCTTTACTCCCAACGCACGATGGAAGAGCGCCTACTACACGGATGCAAATACCGGTGTTCGCGCAAAGAACCAGGCATTAGTATTTATGGATACCTATATTCTCGGAAAAGGCTTCTTGTCTACAACCGAGCAAGAGGTACCGCAAAAATACTTAAATATGAAGTTTAATAAATAG
- a CDS encoding sugar ABC transporter ATP-binding protein — MNNDEVILSIDHITKEFSGTPVLQGVSFDVHAGEVIGLVGENGAGKTTLMSILFGMPVIAETGGYGGTIRLQGKEVVFKTPFDALGAGVGMVHQEFSLIPGFSSGENIMLNRELEQESIISDLFGRRLTTLNRKAMHERAQSTLNQLGVSISAQTLISEMPVGHKQFTEIAREIDRDNVRLLVLDEPTAVLTESEAEVLLKSIKALAEKGIAVIFISHRLHEVMEICDRVVVLRDGVSIQDTETSKTNIQAIAAAMVGRKVEGQTAERTVRQFDETILEVKHLWVDMPGELVNDATFSVKKGEIFGIGGLAGQGKIGIPNGIMGLFHAGGEVIFKGKPLDITKTAKVLSEGLAFVSEDRRGVGLLLDESLDWNIAFTAMQAKHKYLKKYLGGLITVRDEKAMKALADEYIKMLQIKCTGSQQKARELSGGNQQKICLAKAFCLEPDLLFVAEPTRGIDVGAKALVLDAIRTLNKEKGVTVVMISSELEELRSVCDRIAVVFQGKVAHILQPSEDPAEFALYMAGVK, encoded by the coding sequence ATGAATAATGATGAAGTTATCTTATCCATCGATCATATTACGAAGGAATTTTCAGGAACGCCCGTTTTGCAGGGTGTGAGTTTTGATGTCCATGCGGGAGAGGTGATCGGGCTGGTAGGAGAAAACGGAGCCGGAAAAACGACATTGATGAGTATTCTGTTCGGTATGCCGGTGATTGCCGAAACGGGCGGCTACGGCGGAACTATTCGGCTGCAGGGGAAAGAAGTCGTTTTCAAAACGCCGTTTGATGCCCTCGGTGCAGGCGTCGGAATGGTGCATCAAGAGTTTTCGCTGATTCCGGGTTTTTCCTCCGGTGAAAATATTATGCTGAACCGTGAGCTTGAGCAGGAAAGTATTATTTCCGACCTCTTCGGGCGGCGGCTTACGACATTAAACCGTAAAGCAATGCACGAACGGGCACAGAGTACGCTTAATCAACTTGGAGTGTCTATCAGCGCACAAACGCTCATCTCCGAAATGCCGGTTGGGCACAAGCAGTTTACCGAAATTGCCCGCGAAATAGACCGCGATAATGTGCGGCTTTTAGTATTGGATGAACCGACCGCCGTCCTCACCGAATCGGAGGCGGAGGTACTGCTGAAATCTATCAAAGCATTAGCGGAGAAGGGCATCGCGGTTATCTTTATTTCCCACCGTCTGCATGAGGTTATGGAAATTTGCGACCGGGTTGTCGTGCTGCGCGACGGCGTTTCAATACAAGACACGGAAACCTCAAAGACGAATATACAGGCGATTGCAGCCGCGATGGTCGGAAGAAAGGTTGAGGGGCAGACCGCCGAAAGGACGGTGCGCCAGTTTGACGAAACCATCCTCGAGGTAAAACATCTGTGGGTAGATATGCCGGGCGAGCTGGTTAACGATGCGACTTTCTCCGTTAAAAAGGGAGAGATATTCGGCATCGGCGGTTTGGCCGGGCAGGGAAAAATCGGTATTCCCAACGGTATTATGGGGCTGTTCCATGCGGGTGGTGAAGTTATCTTTAAGGGGAAACCGCTCGATATTACCAAAACCGCCAAAGTACTTTCGGAGGGGCTTGCCTTTGTGTCCGAAGACCGGCGCGGCGTCGGTCTTTTGCTGGACGAAAGCCTTGACTGGAATATCGCCTTTACCGCTATGCAGGCAAAGCATAAATACTTAAAAAAATATCTCGGCGGGTTAATCACCGTCCGCGACGAAAAGGCGATGAAGGCGCTTGCCGACGAGTATATCAAGATGCTGCAAATTAAATGTACCGGTTCCCAACAAAAGGCGCGGGAGCTTTCCGGCGGCAATCAGCAAAAAATATGCTTGGCAAAGGCTTTCTGTCTGGAACCCGATTTACTCTTTGTCGCAGAGCCGACGCGGGGTATTGATGTAGGCGCCAAGGCGTTGGTATTGGACGCAATCCGCACGTTAAATAAAGAAAAAGGCGTTACCGTTGTGATGATTTCGAGTGAACTTGAAGAGCTGCGCTCTGTGTGTGACCGTATTGCCGTTGTATTCCAGGGCAAGGTTGCGCATATACTGCAGCCGTCCGAAGATCCGGCTGAGTTTGCGCTTTATATGGCAGGAGTAAAATAG
- a CDS encoding ABC transporter, protein MEQLKKQIAVFGWPRIIIFLFLLSLFIAAPFVNVSIGASLSDTINRFGMNALLVLAMVPMVQAGCGLNFGLSLGVIGGLLGATIAMELNLVGWAGFFSAVFFTVLICAVIGYAYGKLLNLIKGEEMTIALYVGFASVMFMSILWLLLPYTNPTMVWGYAGKGLRTTITLEGYWLKILNNLWAFQIDAFVFPTGLILFVFVCFFIMKVFMKTRTGTALTAVGSNPEFARASGVNIDRARIISTVLSTVIGGVGILLYQQSFGFIQLYQAPLFMAFPAVAAILIGGASVNKASILNVMLGTFLFQGILTMTPSVINSVLQTDMSEVIRIVLSNGMILYALTRKTQAAR, encoded by the coding sequence ATGGAACAGTTAAAAAAGCAAATTGCGGTGTTCGGTTGGCCGCGTATTATTATTTTCTTATTCCTATTATCGCTGTTTATTGCAGCGCCCTTTGTGAATGTCAGTATCGGCGCTTCCCTGTCGGATACGATAAACCGCTTTGGGATGAATGCCCTCTTGGTGCTTGCGATGGTGCCGATGGTGCAGGCAGGCTGCGGTCTTAACTTCGGGTTATCACTCGGCGTTATCGGCGGGTTGCTCGGCGCGACAATTGCGATGGAGCTGAACTTAGTCGGATGGGCAGGCTTTTTCTCGGCTGTGTTTTTTACGGTACTGATCTGCGCAGTAATCGGCTACGCTTACGGCAAACTCTTGAATCTGATTAAAGGCGAAGAAATGACGATCGCTCTGTATGTCGGATTTGCTTCGGTTATGTTCATGTCGATTTTGTGGCTGCTGTTGCCGTACACCAATCCGACGATGGTGTGGGGGTATGCGGGAAAAGGTTTGCGTACGACCATCACGCTCGAAGGATACTGGCTGAAAATATTGAACAATTTATGGGCGTTTCAAATCGACGCTTTCGTGTTTCCGACCGGGCTTATTCTCTTTGTCTTTGTCTGCTTTTTTATTATGAAGGTATTTATGAAGACACGGACGGGAACGGCACTAACGGCTGTTGGTTCAAATCCCGAATTTGCGCGGGCGAGCGGTGTGAATATCGACCGAGCGCGGATTATCAGTACGGTGTTGTCCACCGTTATCGGCGGTGTCGGGATTTTGCTGTATCAGCAAAGTTTCGGCTTTATCCAGCTGTATCAAGCTCCGCTCTTTATGGCTTTCCCTGCCGTAGCGGCTATTCTGATCGGCGGCGCCTCGGTCAATAAGGCGTCGATTTTAAACGTAATGCTGGGGACATTTCTGTTTCAAGGTATTTTGACAATGACCCCCTCCGTTATTAACAGTGTGCTGCAAACCGATATGTCGGAGGTTATCCGTATTGTCCTGTCAAACGGTATGATTTTGTATGCACTGACACGGAAGACGCAGGCGGCGAGGTAG
- a CDS encoding ABC transporter permease: MLKKKWEKFSAVDFILDNLVSIIFLVISFLAIPVSGLSAHHIIAEILTRIGRNSFLVFALILPIMAGMGINFGMVLGAMAGQIGLIFAMDWSIGGIYGLVFAACIGMPISILLGIVAGSVLNRARGREMVTSYILGFFFNGIYQFFVLYILGSVIPMHNKAIMLSRGYGVRNTLELAPVRQMLDTAIPVTIAGFKIPILSYLIIIALCFFIVWFRKTKLGQDMRAIGQNQTVALASGIAVERTRIISIVISTVLACIGQIIFLQNMGNMSTYNAHDQTGFFAAAAILVGGASVNKANIKNVFIGIILLHFLYIVTPMAGQHLFDSAMIGEYFRQFSGYAAIALSLVMHAARNQKNAEKQRAALRAESGRA, encoded by the coding sequence ATGCTTAAAAAGAAGTGGGAAAAATTTTCCGCGGTTGATTTTATTCTGGATAATTTGGTATCCATCATATTTTTGGTTATTTCGTTTCTTGCCATTCCCGTGTCAGGCTTATCGGCGCACCATATTATCGCCGAAATTTTAACGCGGATCGGCAGAAACTCATTTTTGGTGTTTGCGCTCATCCTTCCGATTATGGCAGGGATGGGGATTAACTTCGGGATGGTGCTCGGTGCGATGGCCGGGCAGATCGGTCTTATTTTTGCAATGGACTGGAGCATCGGCGGTATCTACGGATTGGTGTTCGCAGCCTGTATCGGAATGCCGATATCCATCTTGCTCGGCATTGTCGCCGGTTCGGTGCTGAACCGCGCCCGCGGGCGGGAAATGGTTACGAGCTACATCCTCGGGTTTTTCTTTAACGGGATTTATCAATTCTTTGTGCTGTATATACTTGGGTCGGTTATTCCGATGCACAATAAGGCGATTATGCTTTCCCGCGGCTACGGGGTGCGCAATACGCTTGAGTTGGCGCCCGTACGGCAGATGCTCGATACGGCCATTCCGGTGACGATTGCAGGGTTTAAAATTCCGATTCTTTCGTATCTGATTATTATTGCATTGTGTTTCTTTATCGTGTGGTTTAGAAAGACAAAGCTTGGACAGGATATGCGGGCAATCGGGCAGAATCAGACGGTTGCGCTCGCTTCGGGTATTGCAGTTGAGCGGACACGGATTATTTCGATTGTTATTTCGACGGTACTCGCCTGTATCGGGCAGATTATCTTCTTGCAGAATATGGGAAACATGAGCACCTATAACGCGCATGATCAAACCGGTTTCTTTGCCGCCGCGGCAATCCTTGTCGGAGGCGCTTCGGTAAATAAGGCAAATATTAAAAATGTCTTTATCGGCATTATCTTGCTGCACTTTTTGTACATCGTTACGCCGATGGCGGGACAGCACCTTTTTGATTCTGCGATGATCGGTGAATACTTTAGACAGTTTTCCGGCTATGCGGCGATTGCGTTATCGCTTGTCATGCACGCAGCGCGTAATCAAAAGAATGCGGAAAAACAGCGGGCTGCGCTGCGGGCCGAAAGCGGGAGGGCATAA
- a CDS encoding DUF6672 family protein has protein sequence MIRVRSKKGQRLVKIGLVVFYLLIMALMFLFGRSHTVLIDNNSDPNGAYKAIDGCTISFNGEKPIEMFKGDRDKIMLRGQTHHVKVSFFNGQEDVTGTITIPLFEDAVMVSIPAFTRGENAVTHFELYAPAEER, from the coding sequence ATGATTCGGGTACGTTCAAAAAAAGGTCAGCGGCTGGTTAAAATAGGCTTGGTTGTTTTTTATTTGCTCATTATGGCGCTTATGTTTTTATTCGGCCGCTCTCATACCGTGCTGATAGACAACAATAGCGATCCGAACGGCGCATATAAAGCGATTGACGGCTGTACCATTTCGTTTAACGGTGAAAAGCCGATCGAGATGTTTAAGGGCGACCGCGATAAAATTATGCTGCGGGGTCAGACTCATCATGTAAAGGTTAGCTTCTTTAACGGACAAGAAGATGTTACCGGTACTATCACCATTCCGCTTTTTGAAGATGCGGTGATGGTGTCAATTCCGGCCTTTACGAGAGGCGAAAATGCCGTTACTCACTTTGAGCTGTATGCTCCGGCGGAAGAGCGGTAA
- a CDS encoding pseudouridine synthase yields MLVRIDKILAANGLGSRKDIRRLLRKEDFRINGTRVTDAGTLLDPEHDTLLHNGEQLYLRTCCYLMLNKPAGVVTSTSDPLHRTVMELLPPPFSAMNLFPIGRLDLDTEGLLIITDDGELTHRLTAPKSACIKSYYLETAAPFPEAEFNAAQTACSQGLPLGKNFICLPATFERTEAQNIKTEWAFLMHICEGKYHQVKKMIKALGNEVVYLKRISMGGVMLDRQLPAGSCRELTPDEVAALKKI; encoded by the coding sequence ATGCTTGTAAGAATAGATAAAATACTCGCTGCGAACGGATTGGGGTCGCGGAAAGATATACGGCGGCTTTTGCGTAAAGAAGATTTCCGAATCAACGGCACACGGGTAACCGATGCAGGGACGCTGCTTGACCCTGAACACGATACGCTTTTACACAACGGGGAACAACTGTATCTCCGTACCTGCTGTTACCTTATGCTGAACAAACCGGCTGGGGTTGTTACTTCTACCTCCGATCCGCTGCACCGCACCGTTATGGAGCTGCTGCCGCCGCCTTTTTCCGCAATGAATCTTTTCCCCATCGGGCGGCTCGACCTCGATACCGAAGGGCTGCTCATCATTACCGATGACGGGGAACTCACCCACCGGCTTACCGCTCCGAAATCAGCCTGCATCAAAAGCTATTATCTTGAAACGGCAGCCCCTTTCCCCGAAGCTGAATTTAATGCCGCCCAAACAGCCTGTAGTCAAGGATTACCGCTCGGAAAAAACTTCATCTGCCTTCCAGCAACCTTTGAACGCACGGAAGCTCAAAACATAAAAACCGAATGGGCATTTTTGATGCATATATGTGAAGGGAAATACCATCAAGTAAAAAAAATGATAAAAGCACTGGGAAATGAAGTAGTCTACCTCAAGCGGATTTCGATGGGCGGCGTCATGCTCGACCGGCAATTACCTGCCGGTTCTTGCCGCGAGCTTACCCCCGATGAAGTTGCCGCACTCAAAAAAATATAG